The Betta splendens chromosome 7, fBetSpl5.4, whole genome shotgun sequence genome includes a window with the following:
- the mbd4 gene encoding methyl-CpG-binding domain protein 4 isoform X3 — translation MMPPGWVREVRQRRSGRTAGKLDVYITSPEGQTFRSKASLHAFLLQNKEDILDISVFNFSTPKEKSITRSTISTMQVKRRRKKKHADGQAETTDATQILEPPPNKTKKVPASHRMTQKEKQAKDAKPISTDFMLDETDPCCTQAAPLASVSDVRPQNRRQRVGLLREKLFRLATSSSHNTLIVHEDEQSALQRLLPSLNVEPATESECEDEDERARDETQIHSKADDRLRSELEADADSQQHVEDEVLPDNTGRSSTPVRESQNRSKGLEDKRKTSPYFSSKSFRDVCVCAGLSPPRRKAFRKWTPPRSPFNLVQETLFHDPWKLLVATVFLNKTSGKMAIPVLWQFFERYPSAEVTREADWKPMSELMKPLGLYELRAKTLIRFSDEYVTKQWRYPIELHGIGKYGNDSYRIFCVGEWRQVIPEDHMLNKYHAWLWENHESLGI, via the exons ATGATGCCCCCTGGCTGGGTCAGAGAGGTGAGGCAGAGAAGATCAGGGAGGACTGCGGGCAAACTGGATGTCTATATTACAAG TCCTGAAGGGCAGACATTCCGATCAAAAGCATCCCTGCATGCTTTCCTCCTCCAAAATAAAGAAGACATATTAGACATAAGTGTCTTTAACTTTTCCACACCAAAGGAAAAATCCATCACCCGTTCCACGATATCCACCATGCAAGTGAAacggagaagaaagaaaaaacatgctGATGGACAAGCGGAGACAACAGATGCAACACAAATTCTGGAGCCACCTcctaataaaactaaaaaagtCCCTGCCTCCCATAGAATGACtcaaaaagaaaagcaggcaAAAGATGCAAAGCCTATTAGTACTGACTTTATGCTTGATGAGACAGACCCGTGTTGCACACAAGCTGCACCTTTAGCATCAGTGAGTGATGTCAGACCTCAGAACAGGCGGCAGAGAGTGGGGCTGCTGAGAGAGAAGCTTTTCAGACTAGCGACTTCCAGCAGTCACAACACCTTAATTGTTCACGAGGATGAACAATCGGccctgcagcgtctcctcccaAGTTTAAATGTTGAACCTGCCACTGAGAGCGAgtgtgaggatgaggacgaaCGAGCCAGAGACGAGACACAGATTCACAGCAAAGCTGATGACAGGCTGAGGTCTGAGCTGGAGGCTGATGCTGACAGTCAGCAGCATGTGGAAGACGAGGTGTTACCTGACAACACAGGCAGGAGCTCCACACCAGTGAGAGAATCCCAGAATA GGTCCAAGGGCCTGGAAGATAAACGCAAAACAAGCCCCTATTTCAGTAGCAAGTCCTTCAGAGACG tctgtgtgtgcgcaggtctTAGTCCACCCAGGAGAAAGGCCTTTAGGAAATGGACACCCCCTCGTTCCCCATTCAACCTCGTACAGGAGACCCTTTTCCATGACCCCTGGAAGCTGCTGGTAGCCACCGTGTTTTTGAACAAGACCAGTG GGAAGATGGCTATTCCTGTCCTGTGGCAGTTCTTCGAGCGCTACCCATCTGCGGAGGTGACCCGGGAGGCCGACTGGAAGCCCATGTCTGAACTTATGAAGCCGCTGGGTCTGTACGAGCTCAGAGCCAAGACGCTCATCCGCTTCTCAG ATGAATATGTGACTAAACAGTGGCGTTATCCCATTGAGCTGCATGGGATCGGGAAGTACGGCAACGACTCCTACAGGATCTTCTGTGTGGGAGAGTGGAGACAA GTGATTCCTGAAGATCACATGCTAAACAAATACCACGCGTGGCTGTGGGAGAACCATGAAAGCCTTGGAATCTAA
- the LOC114858309 gene encoding protein disulfide isomerase Creld1, with the protein MMWGVWPFLPALVLLSEFSVGKVQTASCQTCRKLTESFIKGLERTANKNFGGGNTAWEEEKLAKYARSETRLLEIVEAACEKTDFECNRLLEQIEDQVETWWFHRQQEAPDLYEWLCIQELRLCCPPGHFGPDCKECPSGAGGVCGGLGRCEGEGTRLGDGECVCDPGYSGHLCQTCADGYYREKSSNESTGACAACYHSCKKCSGPQDYKCLDCKPGWILHDNKCVDIDECGTELARCPSNTYCHNTDGSYECRGCDQACVGCMGSGPARCKKCSRGYRLKGAKCLDIDECSERAIACPGLNEACINEEGSFHCDCADGFIRRDSICVENQPPAGPEKGLFDDMTDDEVLVLQQMFFGVVICALATLAAKGDMVFTAIFIGGVAAMAGYWLTEKGDYMLDGFLKGR; encoded by the exons ATGATGTGGGGCGTCTGGCCGTTCCTGCCTGCGCTGGTGCTTCTCTCTGAGTTCTCTGTGGGCAAAGTCCAGACGGCGTCATGCCAGACTTGCAGAAAGCTCACAGAGAGCTTCATTAAG GGTTTAGAGAGAACAGCAAACAAGAACTTTGGGGGCGGTAACACggcctgggaggaggagaagttgGCCAAATATGCACGCAG tGAAACTCGTCTCTTAGAAATAGTAGAAGCAGCTTGTGAGAAAACAGATTTTGAATGTAACCGCCTGCTGGAGCAGATAGAGGACCAAGTTGAGACGTGGTGGTTCCACAG GCAGCAGGAGGCACCAGACCTCTATGAGTGGCTGTGCATACAGGAGCTGAGACTTTGTTGTCCACCTGGACACTTTGGACCTGACTGCAAAG AATGTCCATCAGgtgctggtggtgtgtgtggaggtctTGGGCGCTGTGAGGGGGAGGGGACTCGTCTGGGagatggagagtgtgtgtgtgatcctggaTACTCTGGTCACCTCTGCCAGACCTGTGCCGATGGCTACTACAGAGAGAAAAGCTCCAATGAAAGCACGGGAGCCTGTGCAG CTTGCTACCACTCGTGTAAGAAATGTTCAGGGCCACAGGATTACAAATGCCTGGACTGCAAACCTGGCTGGATCCTTCATGACAACAAGTGTGTGG ACATTGACGAGTGTGGTACAGAGCTGGCTCGTTGTCCTTCTAACACGTACTGCCACAACACAGACGGATCGTATGAATGCAGAG GCTGTGACCAGGCCTGTGTGGGATGCATGGGTAGTGGTCCTGCCCGCTGCAAGAAATGTTCACGCGGCTATAGACTGAAAGGGGCCAAGTGTCTTG ATATCGATGAATGTAGTGAACGTGCAATAGCGTGTCCAGGACTCAATGAGGCCTGCATCAACGAGGAAGGCTCATTTCACTGTGACTGTGCTGATGGATTCATCAGGAGGGACAGCATATGTGTGGAGAATCAGCCTCCTG CTGGTCCGGAGAAAGGCCTGTTTGATGACATGACGGACGATGAGGtcctggtgctgcagcagatgTTCTTTGGTGTTGTAATCTGTGCCCTGGCTACGCTGGCTGCGAAGGGTGACATGGTTTTCACTGCCATTTTTATTGGTGGTGTTGCTGCTATGGCTGGATACTGGCTGACGGAAAAGGGGGATTACATGCTGGACGGCTTCCTTAAGGGTCGCTAG
- the mbd4 gene encoding methyl-CpG-binding domain protein 4 isoform X2, which produces MAVEVKDPQLDTDCCDSKSTTASAGPREKNTHPTSCSNQLEPSEPTNTQSHKDENDSCLTSMMPPGWVREVRQRRSGRTAGKLDVYITSPEGQTFRSKASLHAFLLQNKEDILDISVFNFSTPKEKSITRSTISTMQVKRRRKKKHADGQAETTDATQILEPPPNKTKKVPASHRMTQKEKQAKDAKPISTDFMLDETDPCCTQAAPLASVSDVRPQNRRQRVGLLREKLFRLATSSSHNTLIVHEDEQSALQRLLPSLNVEPATESECEDEDERARDETQIHSKADDRLRSELEADADSQQHVEDEVLPDNTGRSSTPVRESQNRSKGLEDKRKTSPYFSSKSFRDGLSPPRRKAFRKWTPPRSPFNLVQETLFHDPWKLLVATVFLNKTSGKMAIPVLWQFFERYPSAEVTREADWKPMSELMKPLGLYELRAKTLIRFSDEYVTKQWRYPIELHGIGKYGNDSYRIFCVGEWRQVIPEDHMLNKYHAWLWENHESLGI; this is translated from the exons ATGGCTGTGGAAGTAAAAGATCCGCAGCTGGACACTGACTGCTGTGATTCCAAATCCACCACAGCCTCAGCCGGGCCCAGAGAGAAAAACACCCACCCCACTAGCTGCAGCAACCAGCTGGAGCCCAGTGAACCCACAAACACGCAGAGTCACAAGGATGAAAATGATTCATGCCTCACCTCCATGATGCCCCCTGGCTGGGTCAGAGAGGTGAGGCAGAGAAGATCAGGGAGGACTGCGGGCAAACTGGATGTCTATATTACAAG TCCTGAAGGGCAGACATTCCGATCAAAAGCATCCCTGCATGCTTTCCTCCTCCAAAATAAAGAAGACATATTAGACATAAGTGTCTTTAACTTTTCCACACCAAAGGAAAAATCCATCACCCGTTCCACGATATCCACCATGCAAGTGAAacggagaagaaagaaaaaacatgctGATGGACAAGCGGAGACAACAGATGCAACACAAATTCTGGAGCCACCTcctaataaaactaaaaaagtCCCTGCCTCCCATAGAATGACtcaaaaagaaaagcaggcaAAAGATGCAAAGCCTATTAGTACTGACTTTATGCTTGATGAGACAGACCCGTGTTGCACACAAGCTGCACCTTTAGCATCAGTGAGTGATGTCAGACCTCAGAACAGGCGGCAGAGAGTGGGGCTGCTGAGAGAGAAGCTTTTCAGACTAGCGACTTCCAGCAGTCACAACACCTTAATTGTTCACGAGGATGAACAATCGGccctgcagcgtctcctcccaAGTTTAAATGTTGAACCTGCCACTGAGAGCGAgtgtgaggatgaggacgaaCGAGCCAGAGACGAGACACAGATTCACAGCAAAGCTGATGACAGGCTGAGGTCTGAGCTGGAGGCTGATGCTGACAGTCAGCAGCATGTGGAAGACGAGGTGTTACCTGACAACACAGGCAGGAGCTCCACACCAGTGAGAGAATCCCAGAATA GGTCCAAGGGCCTGGAAGATAAACGCAAAACAAGCCCCTATTTCAGTAGCAAGTCCTTCAGAGACG gtctTAGTCCACCCAGGAGAAAGGCCTTTAGGAAATGGACACCCCCTCGTTCCCCATTCAACCTCGTACAGGAGACCCTTTTCCATGACCCCTGGAAGCTGCTGGTAGCCACCGTGTTTTTGAACAAGACCAGTG GGAAGATGGCTATTCCTGTCCTGTGGCAGTTCTTCGAGCGCTACCCATCTGCGGAGGTGACCCGGGAGGCCGACTGGAAGCCCATGTCTGAACTTATGAAGCCGCTGGGTCTGTACGAGCTCAGAGCCAAGACGCTCATCCGCTTCTCAG ATGAATATGTGACTAAACAGTGGCGTTATCCCATTGAGCTGCATGGGATCGGGAAGTACGGCAACGACTCCTACAGGATCTTCTGTGTGGGAGAGTGGAGACAA GTGATTCCTGAAGATCACATGCTAAACAAATACCACGCGTGGCTGTGGGAGAACCATGAAAGCCTTGGAATCTAA
- the mbd4 gene encoding methyl-CpG-binding domain protein 4 isoform X1: protein MAVEVKDPQLDTDCCDSKSTTASAGPREKNTHPTSCSNQLEPSEPTNTQSHKDENDSCLTSMMPPGWVREVRQRRSGRTAGKLDVYITSPEGQTFRSKASLHAFLLQNKEDILDISVFNFSTPKEKSITRSTISTMQVKRRRKKKHADGQAETTDATQILEPPPNKTKKVPASHRMTQKEKQAKDAKPISTDFMLDETDPCCTQAAPLASVSDVRPQNRRQRVGLLREKLFRLATSSSHNTLIVHEDEQSALQRLLPSLNVEPATESECEDEDERARDETQIHSKADDRLRSELEADADSQQHVEDEVLPDNTGRSSTPVRESQNRSKGLEDKRKTSPYFSSKSFRDVCVCAGLSPPRRKAFRKWTPPRSPFNLVQETLFHDPWKLLVATVFLNKTSGKMAIPVLWQFFERYPSAEVTREADWKPMSELMKPLGLYELRAKTLIRFSDEYVTKQWRYPIELHGIGKYGNDSYRIFCVGEWRQVIPEDHMLNKYHAWLWENHESLGI, encoded by the exons ATGGCTGTGGAAGTAAAAGATCCGCAGCTGGACACTGACTGCTGTGATTCCAAATCCACCACAGCCTCAGCCGGGCCCAGAGAGAAAAACACCCACCCCACTAGCTGCAGCAACCAGCTGGAGCCCAGTGAACCCACAAACACGCAGAGTCACAAGGATGAAAATGATTCATGCCTCACCTCCATGATGCCCCCTGGCTGGGTCAGAGAGGTGAGGCAGAGAAGATCAGGGAGGACTGCGGGCAAACTGGATGTCTATATTACAAG TCCTGAAGGGCAGACATTCCGATCAAAAGCATCCCTGCATGCTTTCCTCCTCCAAAATAAAGAAGACATATTAGACATAAGTGTCTTTAACTTTTCCACACCAAAGGAAAAATCCATCACCCGTTCCACGATATCCACCATGCAAGTGAAacggagaagaaagaaaaaacatgctGATGGACAAGCGGAGACAACAGATGCAACACAAATTCTGGAGCCACCTcctaataaaactaaaaaagtCCCTGCCTCCCATAGAATGACtcaaaaagaaaagcaggcaAAAGATGCAAAGCCTATTAGTACTGACTTTATGCTTGATGAGACAGACCCGTGTTGCACACAAGCTGCACCTTTAGCATCAGTGAGTGATGTCAGACCTCAGAACAGGCGGCAGAGAGTGGGGCTGCTGAGAGAGAAGCTTTTCAGACTAGCGACTTCCAGCAGTCACAACACCTTAATTGTTCACGAGGATGAACAATCGGccctgcagcgtctcctcccaAGTTTAAATGTTGAACCTGCCACTGAGAGCGAgtgtgaggatgaggacgaaCGAGCCAGAGACGAGACACAGATTCACAGCAAAGCTGATGACAGGCTGAGGTCTGAGCTGGAGGCTGATGCTGACAGTCAGCAGCATGTGGAAGACGAGGTGTTACCTGACAACACAGGCAGGAGCTCCACACCAGTGAGAGAATCCCAGAATA GGTCCAAGGGCCTGGAAGATAAACGCAAAACAAGCCCCTATTTCAGTAGCAAGTCCTTCAGAGACG tctgtgtgtgcgcaggtctTAGTCCACCCAGGAGAAAGGCCTTTAGGAAATGGACACCCCCTCGTTCCCCATTCAACCTCGTACAGGAGACCCTTTTCCATGACCCCTGGAAGCTGCTGGTAGCCACCGTGTTTTTGAACAAGACCAGTG GGAAGATGGCTATTCCTGTCCTGTGGCAGTTCTTCGAGCGCTACCCATCTGCGGAGGTGACCCGGGAGGCCGACTGGAAGCCCATGTCTGAACTTATGAAGCCGCTGGGTCTGTACGAGCTCAGAGCCAAGACGCTCATCCGCTTCTCAG ATGAATATGTGACTAAACAGTGGCGTTATCCCATTGAGCTGCATGGGATCGGGAAGTACGGCAACGACTCCTACAGGATCTTCTGTGTGGGAGAGTGGAGACAA GTGATTCCTGAAGATCACATGCTAAACAAATACCACGCGTGGCTGTGGGAGAACCATGAAAGCCTTGGAATCTAA
- the mbd4 gene encoding methyl-CpG-binding domain protein 4 isoform X4, translating to MPHLHDAPWLGQRGEAEKIREDCGQTGCLYYKEKSITRSTISTMQVKRRRKKKHADGQAETTDATQILEPPPNKTKKVPASHRMTQKEKQAKDAKPISTDFMLDETDPCCTQAAPLASVSDVRPQNRRQRVGLLREKLFRLATSSSHNTLIVHEDEQSALQRLLPSLNVEPATESECEDEDERARDETQIHSKADDRLRSELEADADSQQHVEDEVLPDNTGRSSTPVRESQNRSKGLEDKRKTSPYFSSKSFRDVCVCAGLSPPRRKAFRKWTPPRSPFNLVQETLFHDPWKLLVATVFLNKTSGKMAIPVLWQFFERYPSAEVTREADWKPMSELMKPLGLYELRAKTLIRFSDEYVTKQWRYPIELHGIGKYGNDSYRIFCVGEWRQVIPEDHMLNKYHAWLWENHESLGI from the exons ATGCCTCACCTCCATGATGCCCCCTGGCTGGGTCAGAGAGGTGAGGCAGAGAAGATCAGGGAGGACTGCGGGCAAACTGGATGTCTATATTACAAG GAAAAATCCATCACCCGTTCCACGATATCCACCATGCAAGTGAAacggagaagaaagaaaaaacatgctGATGGACAAGCGGAGACAACAGATGCAACACAAATTCTGGAGCCACCTcctaataaaactaaaaaagtCCCTGCCTCCCATAGAATGACtcaaaaagaaaagcaggcaAAAGATGCAAAGCCTATTAGTACTGACTTTATGCTTGATGAGACAGACCCGTGTTGCACACAAGCTGCACCTTTAGCATCAGTGAGTGATGTCAGACCTCAGAACAGGCGGCAGAGAGTGGGGCTGCTGAGAGAGAAGCTTTTCAGACTAGCGACTTCCAGCAGTCACAACACCTTAATTGTTCACGAGGATGAACAATCGGccctgcagcgtctcctcccaAGTTTAAATGTTGAACCTGCCACTGAGAGCGAgtgtgaggatgaggacgaaCGAGCCAGAGACGAGACACAGATTCACAGCAAAGCTGATGACAGGCTGAGGTCTGAGCTGGAGGCTGATGCTGACAGTCAGCAGCATGTGGAAGACGAGGTGTTACCTGACAACACAGGCAGGAGCTCCACACCAGTGAGAGAATCCCAGAATA GGTCCAAGGGCCTGGAAGATAAACGCAAAACAAGCCCCTATTTCAGTAGCAAGTCCTTCAGAGACG tctgtgtgtgcgcaggtctTAGTCCACCCAGGAGAAAGGCCTTTAGGAAATGGACACCCCCTCGTTCCCCATTCAACCTCGTACAGGAGACCCTTTTCCATGACCCCTGGAAGCTGCTGGTAGCCACCGTGTTTTTGAACAAGACCAGTG GGAAGATGGCTATTCCTGTCCTGTGGCAGTTCTTCGAGCGCTACCCATCTGCGGAGGTGACCCGGGAGGCCGACTGGAAGCCCATGTCTGAACTTATGAAGCCGCTGGGTCTGTACGAGCTCAGAGCCAAGACGCTCATCCGCTTCTCAG ATGAATATGTGACTAAACAGTGGCGTTATCCCATTGAGCTGCATGGGATCGGGAAGTACGGCAACGACTCCTACAGGATCTTCTGTGTGGGAGAGTGGAGACAA GTGATTCCTGAAGATCACATGCTAAACAAATACCACGCGTGGCTGTGGGAGAACCATGAAAGCCTTGGAATCTAA